A single region of the Acidobacteriota bacterium genome encodes:
- a CDS encoding M20/M25/M40 family metallo-hydrolase — translation MSSSAKLHARHPVASRIALYGTLLVVVVVGVLLRQCAPAPVTGTAWSEVDYEANEDVRRLQALVRIDTTPDKGREIDAARYLARILEDAGLTVEIEEHPGAKANLWAILEGESEEALVLHNHLDVDPIRRPEDWVVPPFEARLDPPWIIGRGVFDMKSVTVAQLAAVLAAKERMDETGRRPRRSLIFLATSSEETGSEPGTRHILANRPELTRRFWAVLTEGGVLEAPSVGEVKYWGTSFAQKQFLEVTATSGSAERLEELRAALFEALRSAPPTALVPEVKAFAAAYAPSRLHPDYRAALAEPERVLSEPGLFERLPALLKALFRNEAHPFAVEPSAAGGFRLRIVLHVLPGLDADAAAAELLPDRLLDGIDIRLHERQGAVRGSPLDHPAYVQLIDSLRWRTGVEPDRVGPYLLARYANDSRFFRNEGIASYGFTPFRLVSADTMTVAGPNEKIALPAFVEGVELYAQVVGDLLDAAPPPADPAALVANLPAPDDPVGWLGRYISFDTSNPPGGERLAAEYLAALIERGDPGGEIEVRMLVSPDGRANLHARLPANAIDAAGRSLVLLHHLDVVPAGEGWSRPPFGGEVHQGRIWGRGALDAKSLGVAHLVAMLHLLESDRPRRRDLVLVASADEEAGGEEGVAWLLDEHPELFSDAEAVLNEAGVNRMAGERLLWWGIETAQKQVLWLRVTAAGRGGHGSGFNPASPTHRLLRALNRVLDLEHPWRVTAAAHQAYRALAGLRQGEFAQVFDQPLDVVQAELDRRIRDGALDRILLPGMAASFRDTVQITRIDNGAGPVNVAPGEASALIDARLLPDTDVDRFRRRVETVLGNGIHVEELLRSGGSPMSSTNSDVYRTLEGVLGVHAPVAPAMIAGTTDSRFFRRRGVDAYGFSPFILSAEDAGGIHGADERIPVEDFLRGCETMKRVVAALVLAEDDSLPSAVRERRRGEP, via the coding sequence ATGTCGAGTAGCGCGAAACTGCACGCGCGCCACCCCGTGGCGTCCCGCATCGCGCTCTACGGAACCTTGCTCGTTGTGGTGGTTGTTGGCGTCCTGTTGCGGCAGTGCGCCCCGGCGCCGGTCACAGGTACGGCCTGGTCGGAAGTCGACTACGAGGCGAACGAGGATGTCCGGCGGCTTCAGGCCCTGGTCCGGATCGACACGACGCCGGATAAGGGCCGGGAGATCGACGCCGCCCGGTACCTGGCCAGGATCCTGGAAGATGCCGGCCTCACGGTCGAGATCGAGGAGCACCCGGGCGCCAAGGCGAACCTGTGGGCAATCCTCGAGGGCGAGAGCGAGGAGGCGCTGGTCCTTCACAACCACCTCGATGTCGATCCGATACGCCGTCCGGAGGACTGGGTCGTGCCTCCCTTCGAGGCGCGGCTCGATCCGCCGTGGATCATCGGCCGGGGCGTTTTCGACATGAAGAGCGTCACCGTTGCCCAGCTCGCCGCGGTGCTGGCGGCGAAGGAGCGGATGGACGAGACGGGCCGACGTCCGCGGCGCTCGCTGATCTTCCTCGCGACCAGCAGCGAGGAGACCGGGAGCGAACCGGGTACGCGCCACATCCTGGCCAACCGGCCGGAACTGACCCGCCGGTTCTGGGCCGTGCTCACCGAGGGTGGGGTGCTGGAGGCGCCCTCCGTCGGTGAGGTCAAGTACTGGGGCACGTCGTTCGCGCAGAAGCAGTTCCTCGAAGTGACGGCGACCAGTGGGTCGGCGGAGCGGCTGGAAGAGCTCCGAGCGGCGCTGTTCGAGGCGCTCCGCTCAGCGCCGCCGACCGCCCTGGTGCCGGAGGTGAAGGCGTTCGCCGCCGCCTACGCACCGTCGCGTCTTCATCCGGACTACCGGGCCGCGCTGGCCGAGCCCGAGCGCGTCCTGAGCGAGCCGGGGCTGTTCGAGCGTCTGCCGGCTCTGCTCAAGGCCCTGTTCCGCAACGAGGCGCACCCGTTCGCCGTCGAGCCGTCGGCGGCCGGCGGCTTCCGGCTGCGGATCGTGCTCCACGTACTGCCCGGGCTCGATGCCGACGCGGCGGCCGCCGAACTCCTCCCGGACCGTCTCCTCGACGGAATCGACATCAGGCTCCACGAGCGCCAGGGTGCGGTGCGGGGAAGTCCCCTCGACCACCCGGCTTACGTTCAGTTGATCGACTCGCTGCGCTGGCGGACCGGCGTCGAGCCGGACCGCGTCGGTCCCTACCTGCTTGCCCGCTATGCCAACGACTCCCGGTTCTTCCGCAACGAGGGCATCGCCTCCTACGGCTTCACTCCGTTCCGGCTCGTCTCCGCCGACACGATGACCGTGGCGGGTCCGAACGAGAAGATCGCACTGCCCGCCTTCGTCGAAGGTGTGGAGTTGTACGCCCAGGTCGTAGGCGATCTGCTCGATGCGGCCCCGCCGCCGGCCGACCCCGCCGCCCTGGTCGCGAACCTGCCGGCACCGGACGACCCAGTGGGTTGGCTGGGGCGCTACATTTCCTTCGATACGAGCAACCCGCCCGGCGGCGAGCGGCTGGCCGCCGAGTATCTCGCTGCGCTGATCGAGCGGGGCGATCCGGGAGGAGAGATCGAAGTCCGGATGCTGGTGAGCCCGGATGGACGAGCGAACCTCCATGCACGGTTGCCGGCCAACGCGATCGACGCGGCCGGTCGAAGTCTCGTTCTACTGCACCACCTCGATGTCGTGCCCGCGGGGGAGGGCTGGAGCCGGCCGCCGTTCGGCGGTGAAGTGCACCAGGGGCGGATCTGGGGTCGCGGTGCGCTGGACGCGAAGAGCCTCGGCGTCGCGCACCTGGTTGCCATGCTCCATCTGCTCGAGAGCGATCGTCCCCGGCGCCGGGATCTGGTGCTCGTGGCCAGCGCCGACGAGGAAGCGGGTGGCGAAGAAGGTGTCGCCTGGCTGCTGGACGAGCACCCGGAACTGTTCAGCGATGCCGAGGCGGTGCTGAACGAGGCGGGGGTCAACCGGATGGCCGGAGAGCGGCTGTTGTGGTGGGGAATCGAGACGGCCCAGAAACAGGTGCTCTGGCTGCGGGTCACCGCGGCCGGTCGGGGCGGCCACGGCTCGGGATTCAACCCGGCCAGCCCTACGCATCGGTTGCTGAGGGCGCTGAACCGGGTGCTGGACCTCGAGCATCCCTGGCGGGTCACGGCCGCGGCCCACCAGGCCTACCGCGCCCTGGCCGGCTTACGTCAGGGCGAGTTCGCTCAGGTCTTCGATCAGCCCCTGGATGTCGTACAGGCTGAACTCGACCGTCGGATCCGGGACGGGGCCTTGGACCGGATTCTCCTGCCAGGTATGGCGGCGAGCTTTCGGGACACGGTCCAGATCACCCGGATCGACAACGGTGCCGGCCCGGTGAACGTGGCGCCGGGCGAGGCGAGTGCGCTGATCGACGCGCGACTCCTGCCGGACACAGACGTCGACCGGTTCCGGCGGCGGGTAGAGACGGTGCTCGGCAACGGCATCCATGTCGAGGAGTTGCTGCGTTCCGGCGGCAGTCCGATGTCCAGCACGAACAGCGATGTCTACCGGACGCTGGAAGGCGTTCTCGGCGTGCACGCCCCGGTGGCGCCGGCGATGATTGCCGGTACGACGGACTCGCGCTTCTTCCGCCGCCGCGGCGTGGACGCCTACGGCTTCTCGCCCTTCATCCTCTCCGCCGAGGATGCGGGCGGCATCCACGGGGCCGACGAACGGATACCCGTCGAGGACTTCCTTCGCGGTTGCGAGACGATGAAGCGGGTGGTCGCCGCTCTCGTCCTCGCGGAGGACGACTCCTTGCCGTCCGCCGTCCGCGAAAGGCGTCGCGGCGAACCCTGA
- a CDS encoding lysylphosphatidylglycerol synthase transmembrane domain-containing protein codes for MNRTHGGPLSCTAEKLLPSMPPPVPVSRHRPSAADPTKPFRGIGRGLLILLLLGVVTFAALGFVGDFDQIRDLIGGFDGGVLTLVLLLSAVNYGLRFIRWQVYLHRLDVRLPIGRSLAIFLTGFLLAVTPGKAGELAKAWMAREFGAYRARPVVAVVVTERLLDVIAVLLLLASSVVVFTGQRSFTATIVLVAAAAVIALVYRPLTDRLMPMLAKTRLGAGRAAMLVDIHQAFNRLVEPRMLLVGLALSTTAWAAEGIGCALVVRHYEPAVPMLASVFDYAASSIAGAASMLPGGLLATEGSLVLLLERQGVALDAAMASTVIVRAATLWFAVIVGLLSLPWVLVLLRRATDVNDHEHSEAVEPDIDQERDVEQQ; via the coding sequence GTGAACCGCACTCACGGCGGCCCCTTGTCCTGTACGGCCGAGAAGCTGCTACCGTCCATGCCGCCTCCCGTGCCGGTCTCCCGCCACCGTCCGAGCGCCGCCGACCCGACAAAGCCGTTCCGCGGCATCGGGAGAGGTCTTCTCATCCTCCTCCTGCTCGGCGTCGTGACCTTCGCAGCGCTTGGATTCGTCGGCGATTTCGACCAAATCCGCGATCTCATCGGGGGCTTCGACGGCGGCGTGCTGACCCTTGTGCTGCTTCTGTCCGCGGTCAACTACGGTCTCCGCTTCATCCGCTGGCAGGTCTACCTCCATCGCCTCGATGTCCGACTCCCCATCGGTCGGAGCCTGGCGATCTTCCTCACCGGCTTCCTTTTGGCGGTGACGCCGGGCAAGGCGGGCGAACTGGCGAAGGCATGGATGGCGCGCGAGTTCGGCGCGTATCGGGCCCGCCCCGTCGTCGCCGTCGTCGTCACCGAACGGCTCCTCGACGTCATCGCGGTCCTGCTGCTGCTGGCGTCCTCGGTCGTGGTCTTCACCGGACAACGATCGTTCACCGCGACGATCGTTCTCGTGGCGGCCGCCGCAGTGATCGCCCTGGTCTACCGACCCCTCACGGACCGCCTCATGCCGATGCTGGCGAAGACACGCCTGGGCGCGGGACGCGCGGCGATGCTGGTCGACATCCACCAGGCGTTCAACCGCCTCGTCGAACCACGGATGCTCCTCGTCGGCCTGGCGCTCTCCACGACCGCCTGGGCGGCCGAGGGAATCGGTTGCGCGCTGGTCGTCCGGCACTACGAACCTGCGGTCCCGATGCTCGCTTCGGTGTTCGACTACGCCGCTTCCAGCATCGCCGGCGCCGCCTCCATGCTCCCCGGAGGTCTGCTCGCCACCGAGGGGTCCCTGGTCCTGTTACTGGAGCGTCAGGGAGTCGCTCTCGACGCCGCCATGGCGTCGACCGTCATCGTCCGCGCGGCGACTCTCTGGTTCGCCGTCATCGTGGGCCTGCTGTCGCTTCCCTGGGTACTGGTGCTACTCCGCCGGGCCACTGACGTAAACGATCACGAGCACAGTGAGGCTGTAGAGCCCGATATTGACCAGGAACGGGACGTCGAACAGCAGTAG
- a CDS encoding decaprenyl-phosphate phosphoribosyltransferase, which translates to MFVLAPATFAGGLTEPETVAASVVAALAFCAAASAVYLFNDLVDRERDRRHPTKRLRPVASGAVGAVPASVACSILALLAGGTAWTLNGQTTLLVATYLAVNLLYTLWLKEIVIVDVMVLSSGYVIRVLAGASAVGATVSAWLLLCTVFLALFLGFSKRRHELVLLPGEAGEQRAVLTHYSPTFLDQMMSVVTASTLLSYALYTTADDTVARFGAYSLVWTVPFVLFGIFRYLYLIHQAENPKQRNPTELLLFDVPFLVNIGLYSLTVLVIVYVSGPAE; encoded by the coding sequence GCTCCGGCGACGTTCGCGGGAGGCCTCACGGAACCGGAAACGGTCGCCGCCTCAGTGGTCGCGGCGCTGGCTTTCTGCGCCGCCGCAAGCGCCGTGTATCTGTTCAATGACCTGGTGGACCGCGAACGCGACCGGCGGCATCCCACGAAGAGGCTTCGGCCGGTGGCTTCCGGGGCGGTGGGCGCGGTGCCCGCGTCGGTGGCCTGCTCGATTCTGGCGCTGCTCGCCGGGGGCACGGCGTGGACCCTGAACGGCCAGACGACGTTGCTCGTTGCCACCTACCTGGCGGTCAATCTCCTGTACACCTTGTGGCTGAAAGAGATCGTGATCGTCGACGTGATGGTCCTGTCGAGCGGCTACGTGATCCGGGTACTGGCCGGGGCCTCGGCGGTCGGGGCCACGGTGTCGGCCTGGTTGCTGCTCTGTACCGTTTTCCTGGCGCTGTTCCTGGGCTTCTCGAAGCGACGGCACGAGCTCGTACTGCTCCCCGGCGAGGCCGGAGAGCAGCGGGCGGTCCTGACGCACTACAGCCCGACGTTCCTCGATCAGATGATGAGCGTCGTGACCGCGTCGACGCTGCTGTCCTACGCCCTCTACACGACGGCGGACGACACGGTTGCCCGCTTCGGTGCCTACAGCCTGGTCTGGACGGTTCCCTTCGTGCTGTTCGGCATCTTTCGGTACCTATACCTCATCCACCAGGCGGAGAACCCGAAGCAGCGCAATCCGACCGAGCTACTGCTGTTCGACGTCCCGTTCCTGGTCAATATCGGGCTCTACAGCCTCACTGTGCTCGTGATCGTTTACGTCAGTGGCCCGGCGGAGTAG